A segment of the Carya illinoinensis cultivar Pawnee chromosome 1, C.illinoinensisPawnee_v1, whole genome shotgun sequence genome:
tgcatcgatctagaatccaaaacaaatcacgttccattcaagcttttgttgtgccttacgtcaacaacaaaacaagagcaagagccgcaatctatttttaatttaaatccgactagtaatatagtgaaatcaacaatcaaatccaaaacaaatcaagcttcattccacaacccaagctttaAAAATTAGTTACACATGATGCTTCTagcgataaaaataaatctaagttgagtcatgacaaaatctgagaaaatatCCGAATGAGATAAATCCTAAAGATGTTGCCACTTCCCGCAggagaacaaatattaaaataagaactgaaacgtaaattgcagaaaatagaatgaagagcaaccatgaaaaataaaacgaagaaatagccgaataaaaataaagatactgtctgaaacgaaaatgaaataaaaataaaactgctgtaacaccgaatgaaaatgaaagaaagtaataaactccaagctaagctactgctgtagccgaataaaaaaaaagaaagtgcaagaaagataaactCGCTGcgcaaaaactaaaacaaaagaaagaaaataaaaatacaaactaaaCTACTCAACTCTTAgcttaaacaaaaaaagaaaacaaatgaaagaaaataaaaatctaagctaagctactctatgaaatgaaagaaagaaaaaaaaaacttaaaagctCCTAAAACTAAGCTTCCGAACTCCTTCTCTACTCCCCTTTCATTtcagctttctttccttttatagccATGTGTTGCTATGttcattgcatgtgtgagtttcttTTGAGTGCTGTCCATGTGCTGGTTTGATTGGCTGTCAAAACATGTGTCcactgcatggtgtccgaatgCTTTTCTTTTGCTGTCCATGTGCTGCATCGTGTGAGTGTaggagtgctgtccgaatgagtgtgtggtttattgcatgtgcatgtgtttttccTGCTGTCCGTGTGAATGGTCTGCTGTCATgcgtgcatgtgtgagtgtgtttCTGCTGTTGTGTTCTGCATGTGTTCTGCATGTCCGAATGAGTCTTTCTttactgcatgtgtgcatgtgtttttcctgctgtccgaatgattgCCTGCACTttactgcatgtgtgcatgtgtttttcCTGCTGTCCGAATGCTTTGCAGGTTTTGCATGTGTGAATCCGGTCTGcatgtcacttttctgcatgtgtgatgttTTCTGCTTCAGCTGTCCAAgggtctgcatgtgcattgtgaatGAGTGCTGTCCGTGTGAATGTTGATTTGTTTCCCTTCCATCCGTGAGTGATGATGCTTCCCAAGTTTTCTGTATGTGTGAGCTGTTGgtcccacgttttctgcatgtctTAGTGAGTTTGTCCAGCGTGTTGCATGTGAGCTGGTTGCTGTGTGTGCATTGCCGTTTATCAGCTGCTAATCTTAGCTTCCACTACACTGGGCTACAAAGCAcatgagaaaaaggaaaaataatgcCCCGGGAACATGAGGCCTAATTCACAGAAGTGTTAGCAAAAAGAGACCAAGGCCAGAAACCAAACTCAGTGGCATTTGGAGACATCCAAGTGTCCTCTCTGCACCTCCATAATATGGTTCGATCATTATCCCAAATCTACAATCTCCAACCGTGGGGTCGGTTTTAGTGATCATCGAAAGGTTGGGAAATTTGCAGGCAGTATCAAGTTGATTATTCCTCTGGTAGTAACTGTTAAATGCATAAGAGATGTTCCCCCGAGTATCCAAATTTCCGCAAGATGTCCCATAGCCAAGGCTAGTGCAATCAGCATGTCCACAGGCATAACTCACGCTTGGTTGTACTTGTGGGTCATCAAGTTTAGCCGATGGCTTCATCACACACCACTTGCGATCCAAGAAGTCCACATTTCTTGCCGGAACCAAGGATCCTGAATTTGTGGCACCAAGGTTAAGTGGGTATTTTGGTACCCCATAATAAGTAAATACCCCCCAGTGGCGTTCAAAATTTCCTGGATCGATACTCTTAGCATCCTCATCAATCAAACTAAATAGATATGTATCGACTGTCACAGGTCTCATAGGGGtccctcttctttcttttctttcataaatg
Coding sequences within it:
- the LOC122276674 gene encoding glucan endo-1,3-beta-glucosidase 6-like, translating into MRPVTVDTYLFSLIDEDAKSIDPGNFERHWGVFTYYGVPKYPLNLGATNSGSLVPARNVDFLDRKWCVMKPSAKLDDPQVQPSVSYACGHADCTSLGYGTSCGNLDTRGNISYAFNSYYQRNNQLDTACKFPNLSMITKTDPTVGDCRFGIMIEPYYGGAERTLGCLQMPLSLVSGLGLFLLTLL